In one Pseudarthrobacter sp. NBSH8 genomic region, the following are encoded:
- a CDS encoding YceI family protein — translation MTLPADVTTGTWTLDNSHSEIAFTVRHAGISKVRGQFKDAAATLDLADNVADSKVSATIQTASFDSGDVNRDGHVRGEDFFDVETFPEISFVSNGLVAKGNSYELTGDLTIKGVTRPVALETEFNGVAVDPFGMTRAGVSAETTISRKDFGLTWNAVLEAGGVLVSDKVAINLELAFIAPAA, via the coding sequence ATGACTCTTCCCGCAGACGTCACCACCGGCACCTGGACCCTCGACAACTCGCACAGCGAGATCGCCTTCACCGTCCGGCACGCAGGCATCAGCAAGGTCCGCGGCCAGTTCAAGGACGCCGCGGCAACCCTGGACCTCGCCGACAACGTGGCCGATTCCAAGGTCAGCGCCACCATCCAGACCGCCAGCTTCGACTCCGGCGATGTCAACCGCGACGGCCACGTCCGCGGCGAAGACTTCTTCGACGTTGAGACCTTCCCGGAAATCTCCTTCGTTTCCAACGGCCTCGTGGCCAAGGGCAACAGCTACGAGCTGACCGGGGACCTCACCATCAAGGGCGTCACCCGCCCCGTTGCCCTCGAGACCGAGTTCAACGGCGTGGCTGTGGACCCGTTCGGCATGACCCGCGCGGGCGTCTCCGCTGAAACCACCATCAGCCGCAAGGACTTTGGCCTGACCTGGAATGCCGTACTGGAAGCCGGCGGCGTGCTGGTCAGCGACAAGGTTGCCATCAACCTGGAGCTCGCGTTCATCGCACCCGCAGCATAG